A stretch of Synechococcus sp. MIT S9220 DNA encodes these proteins:
- a CDS encoding NAD(P)H-quinone oxidoreductase subunit N — MPEMGALLLDTQPLAAPGDLLNLALNAGAIAPEGAVLLAMLATLLVDLAGEKVSVRWVPPICYAGLGTALVLLALQWNAPLEPSFLGAFLSDHLAIAFRAVVACSTLLSLLISWRYAEQGGTPVGEYAAILLAATLGGMLLCGATDLVSIFVSLETLSVASYLLSGYMKRDARSSEAALKYLLVGSAAAAVFLYGSSLLYGLSGSTSLEAIGQSLLTSPTPLAALALVFVLATVAFKIAAVPFHQWTPDVYEGSPTPVVAFLSVGSKAAGFALALRILVGCFGSFDTQWKLLFTVLAVLSMTLGNVVALAQTSMKRMLAYSSIGQAGFVMIGLVCGTEDGFAAMVLYMAAYLFMNLGAFACIILFSIRTGSDRISDYAGLYQKDPLITLGLSLCLLSLGGIPPMLGFFGKIYLFFAGWADHQYLLVVVGLITSVVSIYYYIGVIKMMVVKEPQEASDAVKSYPPIQWNTIGLPPLRVALVTCVVVTAVGGILSNPLFQWANDAVAGTPILQQAIANASGATLG; from the coding sequence ATGCCCGAGATGGGTGCCTTGCTTCTCGACACCCAGCCTTTGGCAGCGCCGGGTGATCTTCTCAATCTTGCGCTGAACGCCGGTGCGATTGCCCCGGAAGGAGCAGTTCTGCTGGCGATGCTGGCCACCCTGCTGGTGGATCTGGCAGGAGAAAAAGTCTCTGTGCGCTGGGTCCCACCCATTTGTTACGCCGGTCTGGGCACAGCTCTGGTGTTGCTTGCCCTGCAGTGGAACGCTCCACTGGAGCCATCGTTCCTGGGCGCATTTCTTTCCGATCACCTGGCGATTGCCTTCAGGGCCGTCGTGGCTTGCTCAACTCTGCTCTCCTTGCTGATCAGCTGGAGGTATGCCGAACAGGGAGGAACCCCTGTTGGTGAATACGCCGCCATCCTTCTAGCAGCAACGCTTGGGGGCATGTTGCTCTGCGGTGCCACCGATTTGGTGAGCATTTTTGTGTCTCTGGAAACGCTGTCGGTCGCCAGTTACCTGCTCTCCGGGTACATGAAACGCGATGCGCGCAGTTCGGAAGCAGCGCTGAAATATTTGCTGGTGGGTTCTGCCGCAGCTGCGGTGTTTCTTTACGGCTCCTCACTGCTTTATGGACTCAGCGGCTCCACCAGCCTGGAAGCGATCGGGCAGTCACTGCTGACCAGTCCGACCCCTCTAGCTGCTCTGGCACTGGTGTTCGTGTTGGCAACCGTGGCGTTCAAGATCGCTGCAGTGCCTTTTCACCAGTGGACACCAGACGTCTACGAAGGATCACCAACACCGGTGGTCGCCTTTCTGTCTGTGGGTTCAAAAGCCGCCGGTTTCGCCTTGGCTCTGCGCATCCTGGTGGGCTGTTTCGGCAGTTTCGACACGCAGTGGAAGCTGCTGTTCACCGTTCTGGCGGTGCTCAGCATGACCCTCGGCAATGTCGTTGCGCTCGCCCAGACCTCGATGAAACGCATGCTGGCCTACAGCTCCATCGGTCAGGCCGGCTTCGTGATGATCGGCTTGGTGTGCGGCACCGAGGACGGTTTCGCCGCCATGGTCCTCTATATGGCGGCCTACCTGTTCATGAACTTGGGGGCCTTTGCCTGCATCATCCTGTTCTCGATTCGCACCGGCAGTGATCGCATCTCCGATTACGCCGGTCTCTATCAGAAAGATCCTCTGATCACGCTTGGGCTCAGTCTCTGCCTGCTGTCACTGGGAGGCATCCCACCGATGCTGGGTTTCTTCGGCAAGATCTATCTCTTCTTTGCGGGCTGGGCTGATCACCAGTATCTGCTGGTGGTGGTGGGACTGATCACCTCAGTGGTGTCGATCTACTACTACATCGGAGTGATCAAGATGATGGTGGTCAAGGAGCCCCAGGAAGCCTCCGATGCAGTGAAGTCCTATCCGCCAATCCAGTGGAACACCATTGGACTGCCTCCACTGCGTGTGGCACTGGTGACCTGCGTGGTGGTCACCGCAGTGGGTGGAATCCTCTCCAATCCGCTCTTCCAGTGGGCCAATGATGCGGTGGCAGGAACCCCGATCCTGCAACAAGCGATCGCCAATGCCTCCGGAGCCACCCTTGGCTGA
- a CDS encoding ABC transporter ATP-binding protein produces the protein MPPEPPLADGAAAQRSPVAELRGVDKIYGSGAGLVRALDQLDLTVRKGDYLAVMGASGSGKSTAMNILGCLDRPSSGSYHLNGSAVEELDDDALADLRNQQLGFVFQQFHLLPHATALENVMLPMIYAGLSPQQRRDKAREALDRVGLGERMQNKPNQLSGGQQQRVAIARAIINQPALLLADEPTGALDSRTTDDVLNLFDALHDQGITLVLVTHEDDVAARAERVVHFRDGRVERSD, from the coding sequence ATGCCTCCGGAGCCACCCTTGGCTGACGGAGCGGCGGCTCAACGCTCCCCCGTTGCTGAATTGCGCGGAGTCGACAAGATCTATGGAAGCGGAGCTGGCCTGGTCAGAGCTCTTGATCAACTTGATCTAACCGTGCGCAAAGGCGACTATCTCGCCGTGATGGGTGCCAGCGGCTCCGGCAAAAGCACTGCGATGAACATTCTGGGCTGCCTCGACCGCCCGAGCAGCGGCTCCTATCACCTCAATGGGAGTGCAGTGGAGGAGCTTGATGACGATGCCCTTGCGGATCTGCGCAATCAACAGCTGGGTTTCGTGTTTCAGCAATTCCATCTACTGCCTCACGCGACGGCTCTCGAGAACGTGATGCTGCCGATGATCTACGCAGGGCTTTCACCCCAGCAGAGACGGGACAAAGCCAGAGAAGCGCTGGACCGTGTGGGCCTTGGGGAAAGGATGCAGAACAAGCCGAATCAACTTTCCGGCGGTCAACAGCAAAGAGTGGCCATTGCGAGGGCCATCATCAACCAGCCTGCTCTTCTTCTGGCCGATGAACCCACAGGCGCCCTCGACTCACGCACCACGGATGACGTACTGAATCTGTTCGATGCCCTGCACGACCAGGGCATCACGCTGGTGCTGGTCACCCATGAAGATGATGTGGCTGCTCGTGCCGAACGGGTGGTCCATTTCCGTGACGGCCGAGTTGAGCGCTCTGATTAG
- a CDS encoding response regulator transcription factor, producing the protein MVSTATPKTRLLLVDDEARLTELLKMELEVEGYEVDVAADGATGLIRARTEPSPDLIVLDWNLPDFSGVDICQRIRSSAITTPILMLTGHDDVADRVTALDAGVDDYLVKPFSIEELMARLRAMQRRASTFSAGSGDGDHPETIQVADLVMNTSTRDVTRSGQFIQLSVKEYELLNFLMRGQGKVLERSEIMRGVWGENFYGDDNLLDVYIRYLRQKIESSERATLIHTVRGVGFILREERQAQTSES; encoded by the coding sequence ATGGTCTCCACAGCCACGCCGAAGACCAGGCTGCTGCTCGTCGATGACGAGGCTCGTCTGACGGAACTCCTGAAAATGGAACTGGAGGTTGAGGGGTATGAAGTGGATGTGGCCGCTGATGGAGCCACGGGCCTGATCCGGGCCCGCACGGAACCATCTCCTGACCTGATTGTTCTGGACTGGAATCTTCCAGATTTCAGCGGTGTGGACATCTGCCAGCGAATCCGCAGCAGCGCCATCACCACACCGATCCTGATGCTCACCGGCCACGACGATGTGGCTGATCGTGTGACAGCTCTGGATGCTGGGGTCGACGACTATCTGGTGAAGCCTTTTTCGATTGAGGAATTAATGGCACGACTGCGGGCCATGCAACGACGTGCCAGCACGTTCTCTGCAGGGTCTGGCGACGGAGATCATCCTGAAACAATTCAGGTTGCAGACCTGGTGATGAACACCAGCACAAGGGATGTGACCCGTTCAGGCCAGTTCATCCAGCTGTCCGTGAAGGAATACGAGTTACTCAATTTCCTGATGCGTGGTCAGGGGAAAGTGCTCGAACGCTCTGAAATCATGCGCGGAGTCTGGGGTGAGAACTTCTACGGCGACGACAATCTGCTCGATGTCTACATCCGCTATTTGCGCCAAAAGATCGAATCAAGTGAACGCGCAACCTTGATTCACACCGTCAGAGGTGTGGGTTTCATCTTGCGAGAAGAGCGTCAGGCTCAGACGTCTGAATCTTGA
- a CDS encoding M23 family metallopeptidase, with product MVLRWLAASVLLSIPALQGPVPPPELKPLPPPLSFDRSLESLERNRVITPLERRQIQTGEQSRPIDVPAFQQACRSGALSKQECSSGVAVRLRSYRLQPRVVWKGRDETLTGLSRRGFDGTPLPPISVPVKALLAGSSATFRLETVFAVSPRPASISGNGDRKLLFPIIGSAITTSDFGWRIHPIIGRWLMHAGKDLAAPEGTPVVAALSGTVLSSGLAGGYGIAVELDHAQSKRRTLYGHLSEIYVKSGEKVRQGEVIGRVGSTGLSTGPHLHFELRRPEAGGWVAVDPGDLDLNPLTASGADAVSLLVGQLMTSLERSQDSDV from the coding sequence TTGGTTCTGCGTTGGCTTGCCGCATCGGTTCTGCTGTCCATTCCTGCCCTGCAGGGGCCAGTGCCCCCCCCTGAGCTGAAGCCGCTGCCGCCGCCGCTCAGCTTCGACCGTTCGCTGGAGTCCCTAGAGCGAAACCGTGTCATCACACCGCTCGAGCGGCGCCAGATTCAAACCGGGGAACAGTCCCGACCCATTGATGTTCCAGCCTTCCAGCAGGCCTGCCGAAGCGGTGCGCTGTCGAAGCAGGAATGCAGCAGCGGTGTGGCCGTGCGCCTCCGGAGTTATCGCCTGCAACCGCGCGTTGTCTGGAAAGGCCGTGATGAAACGCTGACCGGCTTGTCCAGACGCGGTTTTGATGGCACACCGCTTCCTCCGATTTCAGTACCGGTGAAGGCTTTGCTGGCAGGCTCCTCTGCAACGTTCCGTCTTGAGACGGTGTTTGCAGTATCTCCCCGACCGGCTTCGATCTCTGGCAACGGCGATCGCAAGCTGCTGTTCCCGATCATCGGTTCAGCAATCACCACAAGTGACTTCGGCTGGAGGATCCATCCGATCATCGGGAGATGGTTGATGCATGCCGGCAAGGATCTGGCTGCTCCTGAAGGGACCCCGGTGGTCGCTGCGTTGTCAGGAACCGTTCTGAGCAGCGGGCTGGCGGGTGGTTATGGCATTGCTGTGGAGCTGGATCATGCCCAGTCCAAACGCCGGACCCTGTACGGACATCTTTCAGAGATCTACGTGAAGTCCGGCGAGAAGGTTCGCCAGGGTGAGGTGATCGGCCGTGTGGGCAGCACCGGCCTCAGTACGGGACCTCATCTGCATTTTGAACTGCGTCGGCCTGAGGCCGGCGGCTGGGTGGCTGTTGACCCTGGCGATCTGGACCTCAATCCGCTCACTGCTTCTGGCGCCGATGCCGTGTCACTGCTGGTGGGGCAACTGATGACCAGTCTCGAGCGTTCTCAAGATTCAGACGTCTGA
- a CDS encoding biotin--[acetyl-CoA-carboxylase] ligase yields MRTGRGRLLHDLRLHGHDAWWLRRLGVCASTESELSQWLVQQPWSGLSPRAVLADHQIRGHGQYGRRWMAPMGGVWLSAALPWPQQQCSTGLFGLTVALALAEQVESTGLKVSIKWPNDLMIESRKLAGVLPTLVFRGSRVRLARIGVGLNVNNPVPPGAISLRQLLCSGKCRLRIWQGAVLRALDRACELALEPNMVVRQAEQRLWAASVADPGTGESWQVRGIGMDGRLLLEQGTRRTSWTRWTDSPDQDL; encoded by the coding sequence GTGCGTACGGGACGTGGGCGACTGCTGCACGATTTACGCCTCCATGGGCATGACGCTTGGTGGCTGAGGCGTTTGGGCGTCTGTGCCAGCACCGAGAGTGAGTTGTCTCAATGGTTGGTGCAGCAGCCCTGGTCTGGACTCTCTCCTCGTGCTGTGTTGGCTGACCATCAGATCCGTGGTCATGGACAGTACGGACGCCGCTGGATGGCGCCGATGGGCGGTGTCTGGTTGAGTGCGGCTCTCCCCTGGCCTCAGCAGCAATGCTCAACGGGGTTGTTCGGTCTCACTGTGGCACTTGCCCTGGCGGAGCAGGTCGAGTCCACCGGCCTGAAGGTGTCCATCAAGTGGCCCAATGATCTGATGATTGAGTCCCGCAAGCTGGCCGGTGTGCTGCCCACTCTGGTCTTCCGCGGCAGTCGGGTCCGTCTGGCACGAATCGGCGTCGGGCTCAATGTGAATAATCCGGTTCCTCCTGGAGCGATCTCCCTGCGGCAACTGCTTTGTTCAGGGAAATGTCGGCTGAGGATCTGGCAAGGAGCCGTGCTTCGCGCACTCGACCGCGCCTGCGAGTTGGCGCTTGAGCCCAACATGGTGGTCCGTCAGGCCGAGCAGCGTCTCTGGGCTGCATCGGTGGCTGATCCAGGCACGGGAGAGTCCTGGCAAGTGCGAGGTATCGGTATGGACGGACGTCTGCTTCTGGAACAGGGGACCCGGAGGACCAGCTGGACCCGTTGGACAGACAGTCCTGATCAGGATCTCTAG
- a CDS encoding aminotransferase class I/II-fold pyridoxal phosphate-dependent enzyme, which yields MITSDRLARLGSGVFDRNDRRKSAYVDSERQQHQALIDLSLGSTDLAPPVAAVKAMAEVLEHPSSASYCLHAGTQSFRRAAAAWVQHRFGVPVDAETEVLLLVGSQEGTAHLPLAVLDPGDSALILDPSYPSHRGGLELADADIYTLPLTAERDWAPDFDTLSAEQWQQLRLMVLGFPHNPTACTGEQAWLDEAMHRSVQHDLVLAHDNPYVDLALEGDAPSLLRCPHWRERGIEFFSLSKGWCLGGFRLAFAVGAAPLISALRQLKGVVDFNQCQALQRGAVVALDQHADWPSRLLPVYRQRRDRMRQALADLGWTVPMPSMALYLWMPIPEWASAKGWSDEQLAAEMLEHCGVALTPGSGFGDAGRGWLRLALVRPVEDLENAVARLYPWWEQHY from the coding sequence ATGATCACCTCTGATCGCCTCGCAAGGCTCGGTAGCGGTGTCTTTGATCGCAATGACCGGCGCAAGTCGGCCTATGTCGACAGCGAAAGGCAGCAGCATCAGGCCCTGATTGACCTGTCTCTCGGCTCCACTGATCTGGCGCCACCAGTCGCTGCCGTGAAAGCGATGGCCGAGGTGCTTGAGCATCCCTCCAGCGCCTCCTACTGCCTCCATGCAGGAACACAATCGTTCAGGCGTGCTGCTGCCGCATGGGTTCAGCATCGATTCGGTGTTCCAGTGGATGCGGAGACGGAAGTGCTCCTCTTGGTGGGATCGCAGGAAGGTACGGCGCATCTGCCTCTTGCCGTTCTTGATCCCGGTGATTCGGCTCTGATTCTTGACCCCTCCTACCCCTCTCACCGCGGTGGCCTGGAACTGGCGGATGCAGACATCTACACCCTTCCACTCACAGCTGAGCGGGATTGGGCTCCAGACTTCGACACGCTCTCCGCAGAGCAATGGCAGCAGTTGCGTCTGATGGTGCTCGGTTTTCCTCACAACCCCACCGCCTGCACCGGAGAGCAGGCCTGGCTTGACGAGGCCATGCACCGTTCGGTTCAACACGATCTAGTGCTGGCCCACGACAACCCTTATGTGGATCTGGCGTTGGAGGGTGATGCCCCGTCTCTGCTGCGCTGCCCCCATTGGCGGGAGCGGGGAATTGAATTCTTCTCTCTGTCCAAGGGCTGGTGTCTCGGGGGATTCCGGTTGGCGTTTGCGGTGGGAGCTGCTCCATTGATCAGCGCATTGCGCCAGCTGAAAGGTGTCGTTGATTTCAACCAGTGCCAGGCCCTTCAGCGGGGCGCAGTGGTGGCGCTGGATCAACATGCCGACTGGCCATCACGTCTCCTGCCCGTTTATCGCCAGCGCCGCGATCGCATGCGACAGGCTTTGGCTGATCTCGGTTGGACCGTGCCGATGCCATCCATGGCTCTTTACCTCTGGATGCCAATTCCGGAATGGGCGAGTGCCAAGGGCTGGAGCGACGAACAGCTTGCGGCTGAGATGCTGGAGCACTGCGGCGTAGCGCTGACCCCTGGTTCCGGTTTTGGTGATGCGGGTCGTGGGTGGCTGCGGCTGGCTCTTGTCCGTCCGGTCGAGGATCTGGAGAACGCTGTCGCTCGACTGTATCCCTGGTGGGAGCAGCACTATTGA
- a CDS encoding PspA/IM30 family protein — protein sequence MGFFDRLSRLLRANVNDLVSKAEDPVKILDQSVADMQEDLVKLRQAVAMAIASQKRLRNQADQAESQARTWYERAELALKKNEEDLAREALTRRKTFQETSASLAKQVQGQDAQVETLKKSLVALEGKIAEARTKKDMLKARAQAAKAQQQLQSAVGNMGSNSAMAAFERMEDKVQAMEASSQAAAELAGADLESQFAALEGGDDVDDDLAALRQQLAGGPEAVALPAADQGKADAVQPVNVSEVDNDLEELRRSIDKI from the coding sequence ATGGGTTTCTTCGACCGGCTCAGCCGACTGCTGCGCGCCAATGTCAACGATCTCGTGAGCAAGGCCGAGGATCCCGTCAAGATTCTCGACCAGTCCGTGGCGGACATGCAGGAGGATTTGGTGAAGCTGCGCCAGGCTGTTGCCATGGCGATCGCCAGTCAGAAGCGCCTTCGCAATCAGGCCGATCAAGCGGAATCCCAGGCTCGTACCTGGTACGAACGGGCAGAGCTCGCTCTCAAGAAGAACGAAGAGGATCTGGCCCGAGAGGCACTCACCCGGCGCAAAACATTCCAGGAGACCTCTGCCTCTCTGGCCAAGCAGGTCCAAGGTCAGGACGCTCAGGTGGAAACCCTCAAGAAGAGTCTTGTGGCACTTGAGGGCAAAATTGCCGAGGCGCGCACCAAAAAGGACATGCTCAAGGCCAGGGCCCAGGCGGCCAAGGCTCAGCAACAGCTCCAGAGTGCCGTGGGGAATATGGGCAGTAATTCCGCCATGGCCGCCTTTGAGCGGATGGAGGACAAGGTTCAGGCGATGGAAGCCAGCAGTCAGGCCGCGGCTGAACTGGCAGGAGCTGATCTGGAGAGCCAGTTCGCAGCCCTTGAGGGTGGAGATGATGTTGATGATGATCTTGCAGCCCTTCGCCAGCAACTGGCCGGCGGCCCCGAAGCCGTTGCATTGCCTGCAGCTGACCAGGGCAAGGCAGATGCTGTTCAGCCGGTGAACGTGTCTGAGGTCGACAACGACCTTGAAGAGCTCCGCCGATCCATTGACAAGATCTGA